ctCCTCCTCCCCCACCTTACAACACCCTGAACTCACCCAAACCCTTCATCTCCCACTACCCCACCAAGCTCTTGGTACAATATTTTCTATTTACTTAAcaaacactagaaaataagtaagaatgCCACTTATCAAGAATTCTTTTTTCCTAGGAAAACATTTCCTTCATACCAACTACACCCTAAATCTACAAACTACCAAAATTTGGCATTAGCACCAACGTTTACCAAAGTAATGTAATCTTTAGCTCAGATTGATTGAATGACGCTTTGCTATGTCTGATGAAACTAACTAACAAGAGCCCCCTTCACCCATCCAAAGAAAGGTAACCAATAACAAAATGTTTAATGCAGCACAAAAACTGGAACTGTAAACATCACTTTCACAAATTAAACACTAAAACtcccaacaacaacaaaaaaaaaagcatcCATAAATATAGCCCCATATATTTGTATGTGTTTGTGTGCATTACCACACCCACTTCAATATATAAACATAGCCccatatatatgtatgtgtttATGTGTGCATTTTCACACCCACTTCAATCTATTCCACTTCCTtttatcatcaacaacaacaacatacccagtgtattCCCAAAACTGCAGTCTGGAGAGGGTAGTGTCGGAGCTAGGATTTTCGCTATTTGAAACAAGTAAATATACGATGAAGCCGAAAACtatacatatatttaaaaaaaaaacaatttaatcatatataaacaGTGTAATTTTCTGAGGATGAACCTCCTTAGTCCTTCCTACCTATCTCCGCCCCTCCAATAAACCCATCAGAAATCAGTTCATTTTATCCAAATAGTAAGAGAAAGAGAGGGAGATAATACCAGAAAGCAGTACAAGTGGCGAAACCATGAGAAGAAGCCATTACAACCATAGAAGCAGCAGCAAATAAACACTGACCCATTCTCAATACCAACCCACTCACTTTCCCTGGACCCCCAAACAACTCCTTCATCCTCTCTCTCTCTACAACTGCTTGTTCATTTACCACAAAATCACATACACACTCCTTTACAAAACTAGAACCCTAGATCCGATCAAATTgatgttgatttttttatggATATTGATTACTAGTACAGTTCGAatccacaaaagaaaaaaaaaatggagtaaCAAAGGGATATGTTCGCAAGGTCTTCAAGAACAACTTGAGTATGACTGCTCCGACTgatactcttttattttcaacaCAGAGAATATTTGttctcatttatattttattccccattgaaatataattttttaaggaacgaaataatataaagtataattttttgacaaCGAAATTCAATAATACATGGCAATGCGACTGTTTTGAACGCGGCATTAGTTATATAACGATGTCGATTAGTATACCAGTTCTAAATGACTATGGGCTATgtatctaaaaatatttttctgtaaaataaaacatatattaaCAATTGTAATACGAGAATAAATCGATTCTAAAATCTAATTATTTAACAACATTCACACtaatatttagatatttatgcAAAAACAGTAGGAAacccaccccccaccccacccccccccaaaaaaaaaaactccactTCAAAGCATGTGGGAAAAGGACAATTTTACTATAACCTTCATTCATGAAAAACATAATCATATACCTATAGACCAAAAAAACATAATGCAACATGACTTCTCTACAAGTTTCCACTGTTTGTACTGTCCACTCTTTGCTTCACACAACTATGCAAACCACTGATTAAATGGTACACCAAACACACCAGAAAAGGGAAGAAAACAAAACTCGAACTACACTTTTGAAACTGCAAGTTGAGCATACAACAGGCAGAGTAACGCGAAACTTTTAAGAGAAGAACCACATCTTGATGAAGATTGTCAAAGCTGCTTGCAGGGCAAAAGAAGCAACCAGTATAATCATAAGATCATCTGACTGTACATATGTTCTGAGGTTTAAAGCAACGAAACTAGCTGATGTTGTGGCAGCAGCAATTGTGATGGTCCACCTAAGGAACTCAACGGGGATGATCAACAGAAACTGAAAAATGGAGAAGACATAATAGGATCTTAGTGAATACATGTTgccaaaatttttaatttttatattgaaGTGAAAGAAAACCAGTAATTCTCCCTTATTATTATGTCAGCAATAAGATTAATAAGGGTCTGAGTTATCCAGAGAAAAATTATATACTTACGGAGCTCAGAACTAAAACAAAGAGTGAATATCCCCACAAGCACCAGAAGCGTATCAGGCTAGCACTTATACCCATATACCGAATCAAGAAGTAGAACCCCAACGGCACTAGCAATGCATAACCATATACTGAGCAGGCTGCCACATTCACATAATTGACATCAAAGTTCCAAGAACTATTCCTATCGCTCTGCATCAGGTATGTGGCACAGTTCCCAATGGAAGAAAGGACAAATACTAAAGTAGTAGATATCCAGATAAGCCCATAGCTGAAATATGCAAGAACAGGAGAAAGAAGAACAATATTAGGTGGAGAAATTTAAAAACTCACATAAGTCAAGGAAAGCACACTAATCCCACATTACAAGGAGATGCAAGATATTAaacagaaaaagagaaaaaggacaCGCTATTGAATTGCTACTGTACAACATCATATCTAAGAGAATTGCTTTACCAGCAGCTTGAGAGGCTCCAGAACTGAAGCAAAGATTATTTTGGCTTGATACATCAATAACGTAATGGTTTTATGTCTCAAAAGACAAAAACTAGTATATCAAATTCCCTCATAGAAGAATTAAAAATTTGTACATCAGAACTGCAAGATACAACATAGGACACCAACATGCAGAATTAATCATTATCCTAGAATGAGGAAATACTATACACAATCAAACAGCAAGAATATGGACAAGGTTTCCCCTTGAAACTTCACCTCATGAGAAATATACATGTGATCAGCATCCCATTTTCTAATAAGTATGTGTTGAGAATCTTATTACAAAGACTTCACTTCTTTTCACCACAAAGGTCCTTAGCAAGCTTGAGTTTCACTACCGAAacagaagttttttttttgcatcttttttcaatttttataaagGATTATAAGCTTCAAGAACATAAACTGGCCAACGTTAACAGATAAAAGAGAACGAAGAACGAGCACTGAAATAAGAGTTAAGAACAAAATACATATAGATGCATAAGTGTATGTATATATGGAATATGGAAACTTCTGTCCTGTTGTTCGAATTAGCTCATATTACCTCAAACCTAGTTAAATAATCTATACATTAGCAACTGACAAAACTTAGTTGCTTTCTCACCATGTTTCTACAGTTATATATGTAGGACTTACAGGTCAGGATTAGCATCAATTTTGCTGAAGAAATCTCCAGTAGTAGGATTCAATGAACTCATCAATCTGTTCAAGACAAGGTCTGTATCCACATTAAAATATTCTGTATAAGATGACACACTAAATACTCCATTCCACTTGTTTGTTGATTGCTGCCCATCTCCTTCTGCATAAAATAGGTAGGTGTTACTTGAACTAATGGAAGCTGCACGTCTATTACTTCTGATGTGCTGTATGAATTTGGATTACATAGCAATCATATGCACACCTTAAAGCATCATAGATGCCTAGCAGTCATTACAAGAAGGTAGGTTTAACAAGTCAAGGTTGGTGAATGCCATATGGAAGAAAGGAAGCCCAAGAGGGACAATAGcatgaaaaggaaaaggaagcaagtaagaaaggaaaagatcaaTGTCAATCGTTCATGCAGATATGCAGAAGTAAGCTGCACAAACAGCCTCTTTCTTTATTTCAGACTTCAATTACCTGAACCTAAATTGCAGCAATCCCTTTCCTTAAACAGTGTGATGTTAACAATGGATTCCTCTCTGTGGTCTACTAAATATTACCTAAATAGATCCCATCACTATCACTATATGGTCATGTCTCAGAAAAAATTTCAATCGTAGCTCCATCCTTTAAGGTTTTCCCCTTTTGTCCAAATGTGGAATGGCCTCGTAGATCCTCAGTATGGAGCCTTATATATACAGGTAAGTGATATTGTTTCTAAATTAGCTTCTGTGGAACCATaaacaagaaagaaacaaaTTCATGTGATGAATGGTTATTTAAGGGTTTGTTTTCTTTTGGAGACATGTTAGTCAAGGTAGTAATAAATTCATGTTACCATGCTTTTACAGACACTCAAAGTCTTTCAGTTCATTTAGGTTGTTTAAGAAAGAAGCCACCTCTGCTATATTGTAATACCCAGCTAGAGATCTGCTTGAGTTTTCTGATTTCAATTCAATATTTACATTCACAAAAATAAGGAGGAAAAATTAGGTTTTGTAGAAAGTTATCTGCACATTTgaaaatacatatacaaattgCAAGACCTAAACACATAATGGACTTATGTGATTGTCCAAGAAATAGAAGATAAAACCGATACTGTAGCAATCACCTAGGGCTTACCACCAGTGGCAGTTATTTCCTGGTCTGCTATATAACTTCAATCAGAACCCATTAGTCCTATCTTATGTACCATTCTCTCTTTTCATGATTCATGGTGTTTGGCACAATTTCATATAATAACCTAAAACGATCCACAAGTCTCAGAATCAATCCATTAATAGAAATGGAACTTATAACTCAGAAACAATGTTTTGCATTGAAGGAgttctatatacatttttcaacaaataatatatttgctaaaaaaaattcaagtcaTACTAACTCTACAAGTCCTCCACAAGTCTCAACAGTAGATATTTACTAATTTGTTTTCAAGTCATACTAACTCTACAAGTCCTCCACAGGtctcaaaatcaaattcattaaAACAAATTGAACTTCAAActcataaatgatattttcttaTTGAATAATTCAATTTGCATTTTTCAAACAAGAAGTTCAATGTATTCTTCATTCCTCCAGGGACATCCAATAAAAAAGTTTAATGCAATCATCATCCACCATCAAAATGACATGCAAGTCCCACCAACTTTCTCAGTATTCAGTAAAAGAAATTATGCCATATATCAGGAAGAAGGAAATACAAGTATCTTGAAAGACATACCACCTTCAAGAGTTTGATACCCTCTTCCTGCATTTGAACCATTATTTGGAGGAAGTATTGGAGAATTTGCTGTAGGGGCTGCTAACAGCATTAATAGATTAGCATAAGTTTGTTCTTCAAGAGAGCAATCAAAAGAGTTGTAACAAATTCCTATTACAGGAGGGTACCTTGTGGTTTATAGCTGTTCTTTTCTTCAGTGACAACTGCCTGTACAATATATAACAACTATAATGTAAAAGAAGTGTCCTAAGCAAATACTAGAGTCAGTTAAAGGTATAGttgaaattacttaataaaCAATCAAAACTGACTCTAGATAAGACTTTTGGGTTTAAACTTTAGATTCCCGGAAAGAATTAATTCCTGAGTATTGTTGTATcactaaaacataatatttcaagGAAGTCAGATCCTTCAAATTAGTTGTCAAATAAAATGCATTCTATTGTagttttattaagaaaaagttattaatccaaaatcctttatttatcatttcaacaaaaaaaaatagtagtcTTCATTTCAAAAAGGCTCTTTTATGATGTCTTTACAATTTGAGCAACTTTGCATCCTAACTGTGAACAACAATAGACCCGGTgtgatcccacaagtggggtctaggtAGGATGTACGTAGACTATACCCCTACCTTTTTGGGGTAgggaggttgtttccgatagaccctcagtCAAAAGAAGTGTAACTAAACCAGGATTGAAAGGAAAATAATGGCAGCAAAATAGCAAGATATACCGAGCAAATGATGCAACAGATAGTAgtgaaatttatataataagatGCTACATGAATACTAACTAATACAGGATAAGGAGATTGACCCCCCTGTTTTTcccagtgttatcaaaggcgcaCTTTAAGCACGCTTAAGCCCTGAAGCAAGGCTCAAAACGTGTTGAGCGCTTCGCCTCGCCTTATGTGCGCTTCagtgtcgtcatcaaggttctaagacaaacttttccttgccaatgaaCCTCTTATGAAGAAttgacactaaacaattgatatttcactttataattaaaaaaaattgatttcattggtcatatatttgtcattcatgtttataattattagtcttggactaaacatatatatttgtatttttttctccctttgcaccttttttcattaaagcccacGCTTTATTTGCGCTTTGCGCTTCAAGCCCCCAtggaccttagagcttttttgcgcttttcgcCTTCAATAACACTGGTCTCTCCCACATAAAAGTATGACAACACTCGCTTACTTACtacccttctaccctaatcctcGACCTccatattttcatatataaagtCGTGTCATCAGTAAGCTGAAAATGTGTcatgtcttgtctaatcacctctacCCAATTCTTCTTTGACCTATCTCTATCTCTTTTAAAACCTCTTATAGCCGATCTCTCACAACTCCTTACTGGACATCCGCGCACTTCCTCTTCACATGCCCGAACCATCTCAACTTCACTTCCCTCATCTTGTTTGTCTCAAAGACCATTCTCACCTTGTCATGTATTAACTTTGTTCCTATTCTTATCTCTCCTAgtatgcccacacatccatctacGCATCCTTATTTCCACTACCTTCATGTTCTGAACGTGTGCGTTTTTTACTAGCCATCACTCAGCCTCAAACGAGAGTCTACGTCCCCCCACTCTATAAAACATACCTTTAAGCATTGGTGACACATTCTTATCATATAGTACCCTAGACAAGAGCCTCCATTTCACCTACCTTACTCCAATACGGTGTGTGACATCCTTGTCAATCTCTATGTTTCCTTGAATAATAGAGTCAAGATACTTGAAACTTGCTCTCTTCGGTATGAATTGTGTATCGATCTTCACTTCCACTTACGATTCATGCATTGTGTCACTAAACTTGCACTCAGGTACTTTGATTTAGCCCTACTTAACATGAAACCCTTTGATTCTAAGACCTGTCTCCAAGCCTCTAGCCTATTGTTAACTCTACTACGCGTCTCATCGATCGATATTATGTCATTTGTGAATAACATACAACATGACACCTCCCCTACAATATGTCGTGTCAATTCATCTATAACTAAGGCAAATAGAAAGGGGCTAAGGGTTGATCTTTGATGCGACCCCATCATGACCGGGAAATGTTTTAAATCACCTCCCGCTGCCACTGCTCTTACCCAGGTCTTGGCTTCATCATACATGTCCTTAATAGGACTAATATAAGACACATGAACACCTTTAGAATCCAAACATCTCCCTAGAAGCCTTCCTAGAAACTTTATTCTACTTCTTTTCGAGGTCAATGAACATTATGTATAAGTGTCTCTTCATATCCCTATATCGTTCCATCAGTCTCCTTACAAGGTGCATCCAAACTATGAGGATTCAAAAAATACTCTATCCGGAATCAACTACCATGTTCAAGTGCAGCTAGCTCAAATGTGTTAAAATATACCCATCTTATGCTTATTTCCTATATTTTCCAATTATTAGTAGTGTCACACAATAGAAAGAAACAAATTTATCATAACCAATCACAAAAATCCCAATGTAGTTAGAAATTTTCAGTACGAACTAATAATCAGTTTCccaaatgttttttttgtttttttcccctTAGTCtcgagggtctatcagaaacaaccccTTTCTCTCACCTCTGAGGTAGAGGTAAGATCCGCATACattttaccctccccagaccccactgagtgggactacactgggtatgtcGTTGTTGTTGTTTCTCCCTTAGTTCGCAGTCGAACATACTTTTACAAAGAAACAAATAATCACAACAACCAATCAATAAACAAGCCTCAATCACGAACTAGTTGGTGATCAACGGTGTGGATATAGCAAAATTTCACTCTTCAAATGGAAAAATCTCTCTAACacaaaaggaaacaaattaaccacaagaatcaatcaatcaactacgcCTCACAACAAACTAGCTAATTTCTGGTACATTGAATCCTCAATACCAATTCCACtttattttaatccatttaaTCCCAACATTGATAATAATTTGTCTTTTAAGGAACATTAATTGTTCTTTAAAGGAACTAATTTAACACAATGAATAACTAAAGTCTCAATGTAGAGAAAATCtcaataaatcataaatttccACTCACAATCACTCCATTAGGGAAAACAATCAATCAGATCATCTATGCCTCACTCCAAACTAGTTGGGTTTCTACTACATTGAATCCTCATCATTACCAATTCCACTTATTCGAATCCAATTAACCCCAATATCGATAATAATTTGTCTTTTAAGGAACCCTAACCATTCTATATACTTAAAGGAATCTAATTTACCTCAAAGAGTAACTAAATCTGAATGTAGTGAAAAATCTCAACAAATTGTGCATTTCCACACACAATCAAATAGCAATTCCACTCTATACAAATCCAATTAATTCCAATGTCGATAATAATTTGCCTTTTTAAGGAACCCTAACCACTCTATAAACCTAAAGGAAGCAAATTTACCTCAAAAAGTAACTAAAATCCCAATATAGTGAAAAATCTcaacaaattatacattttcaCACACAATCAAATGTCAATTCCACTCTATTCAATTCCAATTAAATCCAATatcgataaaaaaaattgtcttttaagGAACCCCTAACCACTCTATAAACCTAAAAGAAGCTAATTTACCTCAAAGCGTAGCTAAAATCCCTATGTAGTGAAAAATCCCAACAAATCATACATTTCCAAACACAATCAAATACCAATTCCACTCTATCCAAAACCAATTGATTCCAATATCCATACTAATTTGTCTTAACCCTAACCGGTCTATAAACCTAAAGGAAACTAATTAGCTAACTAAAATCGCCAATGTAGTGAGTATCTCAACGATTTGGAAAAATCCACAGACAAAAACAAAAGCTACCGGCAAAAACAAGTGGGAAGTGAAAAGTACGTACCGGTACTGAGCCAACAAGGTGACTCGTCGGGAAATTGGTGTAAGAATCGTCCATCGGATTGTATAATGAAGACAAATACGAAGGAGATCAAGCTGTACCTATTGTTTATGAGATGAACGGTGAAATTTCCTCTTTGAAATTCGTTTTGGATTACTTAATGAAGAAGCTTTTCGATTAACGAAAATGGAGGAGGAAAGTGACCGGTACGTCTGAACAGCGACGGAGTCACGCGTGTTTAACGAACATTTACCCAGCGCGCCATTGAGAATGGAGAATGGGCTTGGAGCACATTATGGCCCATTACTTGATATCTCCTAGGCCCAAATGGATGTCAATATTTTATGAGGAATTGACACAgatatttttacatacaattaCTATATACAATTGGCAACATATAGCCCAATATTAATTAGCAATTAATAgtccaaaaaaagaagaagcacgTAATAGCCTAAAGGAATATAAcgattttttatagtttttttttaaaccatGTGCAACCAACCAGCATTAATTAAGGAGATGtgggattattttttcttccttattttTAACTCCTATAATTAAGGAAGTTAGTTTTTCTGTTTCTTTAAAttctcaaactcaactttattatcactctatttttcaaaaaaaatattaaacacagtttacaacaacataaatatatatttgattgtaattttataatttatttttttaccaacCGATAGTAATTAGTTTATTAAAAAACGGTTGCCTACttttaagaaatgaaaaaaaaaatattattaattaacccATTAAAAGAAGGTTATATCAACTTTCAAGGAaggatttttttaattctttaattaaCTTATCAAAAGACGGCGACtacttttaaggtaaaaaaattatattattagtgCTCAATTAACGTGtattaattatcaaataattgacaataattaatcaaataatataagAGGCAATGCTTTTTATTAGAAACTGTAATAACACGCatgcaaaaattataaaataattgaagttgCAATGACATaatgtatacataaaaaaattctatatgtatacacaaaaaatcattcataaaaatAGGCGTGttaattttattgatgtatACAATAATTGTAGCATGTATACATAAACTTATAATGTATACATAAGAATGTTACCAACAAttatatgttataactataATGAATACAAGAATGAAGTTACTATGATAAatgtacaaattaaattttattcataaattgtACATGTGATTTTTGTTATGTATACGGTAACTGCACTATGTGTACATTGGTTCGTATTCATTTATGTATTCTTTGGTCTATATTTATCTAATAAATTTTTATACATTTATTCAAATTGAGATTGACATTTATTGGTATACATtgatttattcatcaaaatcaaCATTCTAATTTTTTACGAGGATCTTATGAGAACATTTATtacccatgaaattgaaaacGAAAATTCCAAATACTATA
The DNA window shown above is from Solanum stenotomum isolate F172 chromosome 6, ASM1918654v1, whole genome shotgun sequence and carries:
- the LOC125869074 gene encoding uncharacterized protein LOC125869074 isoform X1: MDDSYTNFPTSHLVGSVPAVVTEEKNSYKPQAPTANSPILPPNNGSNAGRGYQTLEGEGDGQQSTNKWNGVFSVSSYTEYFNVDTDLVLNRLMSSLNPTTGDFFSKIDANPDLYGLIWISTTLVFVLSSIGNCATYLMQSDRNSSWNFDVNYVNVAACSVYGYALLVPLGFYFLIRYMGISASLIRFWCLWGYSLFVLVLSSFLLIIPVEFLRWTITIAAATTSASFVALNLRTYVQSDDLMIILVASFALQAALTIFIKMWFFS
- the LOC125869074 gene encoding uncharacterized protein LOC125869074 isoform X2, translated to MDDSYTNFPTSHLVGSVPAVVTEEKNSYKPQAPTANSPILPPNNGSNAGRGYQTLEEGDGQQSTNKWNGVFSVSSYTEYFNVDTDLVLNRLMSSLNPTTGDFFSKIDANPDLYGLIWISTTLVFVLSSIGNCATYLMQSDRNSSWNFDVNYVNVAACSVYGYALLVPLGFYFLIRYMGISASLIRFWCLWGYSLFVLVLSSFLLIIPVEFLRWTITIAAATTSASFVALNLRTYVQSDDLMIILVASFALQAALTIFIKMWFFS